The nucleotide window AGGTTCTTATGTTCATGTTTCTCGTATTGGTGTATTGTTAAATTCTAATTTAAATGATCTTGATTTAGTTAAAAAAATAGCGATGCATATTGCAGCTAGTAAACCAGAGTATATAAGCATAGAAGATATACCAAATGATGTTTTAGATCGAGAGAAAAAAATTCAACTGGATTTAGTAAAAAAATCTAAAAAATCTTTAATAATTACTCAAAAAATTGTTAATGGCAAGATGAGTAAATTTATGAGTGAAATTTCTTTATTAGAGCAAGATTTTATTTTAGATACTAAAATAAAAGTAAAAGATTTTTTAAATCAACATTCAGGAAGAGTGGAATCTTTTGTTCGATTTGAACTTGGCGATTCAATTAAATAATTATTTTTAAAAATTTTTAATTATTACTTCTATTTTTATGAATATACATTTTCATATTTTTATTTAATTAGGTTTACACAATAATGACCATTATGAAAAAAAATAAACCTATATATCGACGTATTTTATTAAAAATAAGTGGTCAAACATTACAAAAAAACATTAATGGATTTGGAATAGATATTCAATCAATTGATCGTCTTGTCAAAGAAATTAAAATTTTAGTAGATTATGGTGTAGAAATTGGATTAGTTATAGGTGGTGGTAATTTATTTCGAGGTTTTCATTTAAAACAATTAGGAGTAAATAAAATTATTTCTGATCAAATAGGCATTTTATCTACTGTGATCAATAGTTTAGCCGTGAAAGATGCAATTCATAGAGCATCTATGAATGTTCATTTAATGTCTGCAATTAAAATTAATGGTATTTGTGAAGGTTATGATTATGAAAAAGCTATTCATTTATTATCAAATCAACATGTTGTTATTTTTGCAGCAGGAATAGGAAATCCGTTTTTTACTACTGATTCAGCTGCATGTTTAAGAGGAATTGAAATTCAAGCTGATATTCTTCTTAAAGGAACTAAAGTCAATGGAGTATATAATTTAGATCCAGAAAAAAATTTAAATGCTGTTATGTATAAACAACTAAGTTATCATACGGTATTAAAACATGAATTTCAAGTAATGGATTTATCAGCTTTTACTTTAGCCAGGGATCATTGTTTGCCAATTCGTGTTTTTAATATTAATAAATCTGGAGCTTTGCATCGTATTATATTAGGAGAAAATGAAGGTACATTAATTACTACTTCTAATAATTAAATTCATTTGAGTTTTTTAGATAATTAATAATTTTAAATAAAAAAATAATTTTTTTATTTTTTATTAGTAATAAAAATTGTCTTTAGTAAATATTTATATATTTTATTAAATAAAAATAAATCTTGGATAGGTATATATATGATATTGGAATTACAACAAGATGCTGAGAATAAAATGATTCACTGTGTTACGTTATTTAAAAATAATATTAATAAATTAAGAACTGGTAAAGCTTCACCAGAAATATTAGATAGTATTCATATTAAATATTTTGGTGTAAATAAATTATTAAGAAATATATCTAATATATCTGTCGAAGATTCTCGTACTTTAAAAGTGCATGTTTTTGATAAATCAATTAGTATTTTAGTACAAAAATCCATTATAAATGCTGATTTAGGTTTAAATATTAGTCTTTTAGGAGATATAATTCGTGTTTCATTTCCAATTTTAACAGAAGAAAGAAGAAAAAAATTAATTAAATTAGTTCGTTTAGAAGCTGAGCAAAGTAGAATTGCTATTCGTAATATTCGTAGATTATTTAATGAAAAAATAAAAAAACTTTTAAAGAAGAATATTATAACTAAAGATTTAGATCATAGTAGTCAAATAAATATTCAAAATAAAACTAATCAATATATAAAAAATATAGATTGTGTTTTACTTAGTAAAGAAAAAGAGTTAATGACGTTTTAAATTTAGAATTGATGTTCTATGTTAGAAAAAGTATTATATTAATTTTTTATCAATATATAACATTTCATATATTAATGATAATGAATAATTTATTTTTATTTTGGAATGGCATTTTTTTTTTATAAATAATTATTTTTGTTACATTTAATAAATTCTTAATTAAATGATTATTTTTAGAAGGGTATTATTTTTTATTTTAAATATATACAATATTTTTAAAAAATTTTTTCAATTTTTTAAAAATATTGTATATATTTATTTATCATTAACATTATTTAGAATTTTATATTTTTTAAAAAAATTAAAAATATTAATATTTAATAAAAATAATATATAGTAATAAATTACTGTAAGATAATCATATGACCATTTTAATCAAAAAAATATTTTTAGTATTTTTAATATTATTTATGATAAGTATCAATCATAATATTCAAGCTAAAAATAAATGGAAAGTAGATAAAATTCAAGTTTTTGGTTTGCATAGAATATCATTGATTCATGTTTTGCATACAATTAAAATTCATGTTAATCAATTTATTTCACAAAAGAATATTGATGATTCTATTTATGCATTGTTTTTAACAAAAGAATTTGAAAAAATTAAAGTATTTAAGTCTAATCATACTATTATTTTTCAATTACAAGAAAGATTAATTATTTCAAAAATTGATTTCTATGGTACAAAAATTTTTTCTTTGAAAATTTTAAAAC belongs to Buchnera aphidicola (Eriosoma grossulariae) and includes:
- the frr gene encoding ribosome recycling factor, encoding MILELQQDAENKMIHCVTLFKNNINKLRTGKASPEILDSIHIKYFGVNKLLRNISNISVEDSRTLKVHVFDKSISILVQKSIINADLGLNISLLGDIIRVSFPILTEERRKKLIKLVRLEAEQSRIAIRNIRRLFNEKIKKLLKKNIITKDLDHSSQINIQNKTNQYIKNIDCVLLSKEKELMTF
- the pyrH gene encoding UMP kinase gives rise to the protein MKKNKPIYRRILLKISGQTLQKNINGFGIDIQSIDRLVKEIKILVDYGVEIGLVIGGGNLFRGFHLKQLGVNKIISDQIGILSTVINSLAVKDAIHRASMNVHLMSAIKINGICEGYDYEKAIHLLSNQHVVIFAAGIGNPFFTTDSAACLRGIEIQADILLKGTKVNGVYNLDPEKNLNAVMYKQLSYHTVLKHEFQVMDLSAFTLARDHCLPIRVFNINKSGALHRIILGENEGTLITTSNN